A region from the Pristiophorus japonicus isolate sPriJap1 chromosome 14, sPriJap1.hap1, whole genome shotgun sequence genome encodes:
- the ptpmt1 gene encoding phosphatidylglycerophosphatase and protein-tyrosine phosphatase 1, producing the protein MGQLVMASIFARAVFYPSLGYNIFMSRVWGRHWYDRIDQTVIIGALPFRSLTEELVRKENVRGVITMNEEYETKFFVNTTEEWESFGVEQLRLSTIDILGVPTLENLKKGVDFVAKHRKRGSSVYVHCKAGRSRSATMVAAYLIHLHHWSPKKACDHIASIRPHIIIRSGQFKTLKNYYCELFSEEPDALCETKSTAAFK; encoded by the exons ATGGGGCAGTTAGTCATGGCGTCGATATTTGCGCGAGCCGTCTTCTACCCCAGTCTGGGCTACAACATCTTCATGTCCAGGGTGTGGGGCCGGCACTGGTATGACCGGATCGACCAGACTGTCATCATAGGGGCGCTCCCTTTCCGCTCACTCACCGAGGAG TTAGTAAGAAAAGAGAATGTGCGAGGAGTGATAACCATGAATGAAGAATACGAAACAAAATTCTTTGTAAACACAActgag GAATGGGAGTCATTTGGCGTGGAACAGTTGCGTCTCAGCACAATTGATATACTTGGAGTACCAACACTAGAAAACCTGAAAAAGGGTGTTGATTTTGTTGCTAAACATCGTAAAAGAGGAAGCAGTGTCTATGTACACTGTAAGGCTGGACGGTCACGCAGTGCCACAATGGTGGCAGCATATTTAATTCAT ttgcaTCACTGGAGTCCAAAGAAGGCATGTGATCATATTGCTTCGATCAGACCTCACATTATTATTCGCAGCGGCCAGTTTAAAACTCTGAAGAACTATTATTGTGAATTGTTCTCTGAGGAACCGGATGCCTTGTGTGAAACAAAAAGCACTGCAGCTTTCAAGTAG